GTAGACAATAAAACCTCTGCCGCAGCTATCGCCCTGAGGCTTTTAGAACGTTAGAAATATACTTAAATGAAGAAATAAATTTACGTTAAATCTATCCACCTTAACTACATTTTCAACTGCCCATACCCCCCAATTCACTATTTTCGAACTTGCCAGCAATGATATGTTATATTATAACAATATTAACCTTAAATATTTTGAGCGAATTCCGATGAAGAGTAATAAACTCCCCGTTACTGTGCTGTCAGGTTTCTTAGGTGCAGGTAAAACAACTGTCCTTAGTCATATTCTTAATAACCGTGAAGGCAAACGCGTGGCGGTTATCGTTAACGACATGAGCGAGGTTAATATTGACGCTTCTATCGTTAAAAGTGATGTGTCGCTGAATCACAGTGAAGAAAAGTTGGTTGAGATGAGTAACGGCTGCATATGCTGCACGTTGCGGGAAGATTTGCTTCTAGAGGTTAACCGCCTAGCGACAGATGGCAGTTTTGACTACTTGCTTATTGAGTCTACCGGTATATCAGAGCCCCTTCCCGTGGCAGAGACCTTCACCTTTGCCGATGAAGACGGTGTGTCGTTATCAGATATTGCTAGTTTAGATACCATGGTGACAGTGGTTGATGCGGTCAACTTCAGTAAAGACTACGAAGAAGCCAAGTATTTACAAGAAACCGGTGAATCCCTTGGTGAAGAGGACGAGCGCAGTGTCGCTGATTTGCTCGTAGATCAAGTTGAATTTGCCGATGTTATCCTAGTCAGCAAAACTGATTTGGTAGACGAGGAACATGTTGCTAATTTAACCGCTATTTTGAAAAGCTTAAATACATCGGCAAAAATTATTCCTATAAATAAAGGCAATATCGATATTGATGAGGTGCTTGGCACACAACTATTCAATTTCGAGAAAGCCCAGCTTGCCCCAGGCTGGCTTAAAGAAATGCGGGGGGAACACACGCCAGAAACTGAAGAGTATGGCATTAGTAGTTTTAGCTATCATGCACGCCGTCCTTTCCACCCGCAAAAGTTTTATAACTTTTTGCATACCACCGAAAACTACGGAAAGTTACTACGCTCCAAAGGTTACTTTTGGTTAGCCTCGCGGCCTGAGTGTGCGGGACAATGGAGCCAAGCCGGTGGTATTGCTCATTATGGTTATGGTGGTATGTTTTGGAAAGCTCTGCCAAAGTCAGAATGGCCTGAAGATGAAGAATATTTGGCCTCAATAGAAAAGCAATGGATGGAACCTTTCGGCGACATGCGCCAAGAGTTAGTCTTTATTGGGCAAAACCTTGATGAAGCCACAATTACCAAAACCTTGGATACTTGCTTACTAGACGATGAAAGCCTTATAAAGGGGGTGGATTATTGGCGAACCCTTCCCGATCCATTTCCTCGTTGGGAGGGTTTATAATGGCACAAGCGCTAGCTGCTAACCCCTTAACCGAAAGCCCCCCGACTACTGATAAGCGCATTAAAAAGTCGAGTACGTCGGTAGAGCCTATTGTGCTTACCGATATCTATAACGACGAGTGTAATATTGCGATTTGGC
The nucleotide sequence above comes from Alteromonas naphthalenivorans. Encoded proteins:
- the zigA gene encoding zinc metallochaperone GTPase ZigA; translation: MKSNKLPVTVLSGFLGAGKTTVLSHILNNREGKRVAVIVNDMSEVNIDASIVKSDVSLNHSEEKLVEMSNGCICCTLREDLLLEVNRLATDGSFDYLLIESTGISEPLPVAETFTFADEDGVSLSDIASLDTMVTVVDAVNFSKDYEEAKYLQETGESLGEEDERSVADLLVDQVEFADVILVSKTDLVDEEHVANLTAILKSLNTSAKIIPINKGNIDIDEVLGTQLFNFEKAQLAPGWLKEMRGEHTPETEEYGISSFSYHARRPFHPQKFYNFLHTTENYGKLLRSKGYFWLASRPECAGQWSQAGGIAHYGYGGMFWKALPKSEWPEDEEYLASIEKQWMEPFGDMRQELVFIGQNLDEATITKTLDTCLLDDESLIKGVDYWRTLPDPFPRWEGL